A genomic window from Sorex araneus isolate mSorAra2 chromosome 2, mSorAra2.pri, whole genome shotgun sequence includes:
- the CLDN8 gene encoding claudin-8 yields MASYAIQMAGLVLGGVGMVGTIAVTIMPQWRVSAFIGSNIVVFENLWEGLWMNCMRHANIRMQCKVYDSLLALPPDLQASRGLMCAACVLSFLAFMTAVLGMKCTRCTGEDQRVKGYILLTAGIIFIVTGVVVLIPVSWVANSIIRDFYNPIVDAAQKRELGEALYLGWTTALVLIAGGALFCCVSCSGGKSGSYRYSIPSHRTTPKSYHTGKKSPSVYSKSQYV; encoded by the coding sequence ATGGCAAGCTATGCCATACAAATGGCCGGACTGGTGCTGGGTGGCGTTGGCATGGTGGGCACCATCGCTGTCACGATCATGCCTCAGTGGAGAGTGTCTGCCTTCATCGGAAGCAACATCGTGGTCTTCGAAAACCTGTGGGAAGGACTGTGGATGAACTGCATGAGGCACGCGAACATCAGAATGCAGTGCAAAGTCTACGACTCGCTGCTGGCTCTCCCCCCGGACCTGCAGGCGTCCAGAGGCTTGATGTGTGCGGCGTGCGTGCTCTCCTTCTTGGCTTTCATGACGGCCGTCCTGGGCATGAAGTGCACCAGGTGCACGGGGGAGGACCAGAGAGTGAAGGGCTACATCCTGCTCACGGCCGGAATCATCTTCATCGTCACGGGCGTCGTGGTGCTCATCCCCGTGAGCTGGGTGGCCAATTCCATCATCAGGGATTTCTACAACCCCATAGTGGATGCGGCCCAAAAACGTGAGCTGGGAGAAGCCCTCTACCTGGGCTGGACCACGGCCCTGGTGCTCATCGCGGGGGGAGCACTGTTCTGTTGTGTTTCTTGCTCCGGCGGGAAGAGTGGCAGCTACCGATACTCCATCCCGTCCCATCGCACCACCCCCAAAAGCTATCACACGGGGAAGAAGTCACCGAGCGTGTACTCGAAAAGCCAGTACGTGTAG